A region of Thermovibrio ammonificans HB-1 DNA encodes the following proteins:
- a CDS encoding ABC transporter ATP-binding protein: MREAIIVENLKKRFGNKVVHNGVSFTVYDGEIFVIMGPSGTGKSVLLKQIARLIIPDEGRIKVYDFDVINLKEEELERFRETLTYVFQSGALFDSYPVWYNVAFYLIEKKGVKERVAREKASYYLSLLGLSGTEDLFPSELSGGMRKRVAVARALCMNPKCILFDEPTSGLDPVMTAIFDRLILRLRSEFNKTCVVVSHDVTSAFRIADRIAILFNGRVVEVGTPEEIRNSKNPVVKQFINGEPEGPITEALEREDG, translated from the coding sequence CAATAAGGTTGTCCACAACGGCGTGAGCTTCACCGTTTACGACGGCGAAATTTTCGTGATAATGGGGCCGTCGGGAACGGGAAAGAGCGTTCTGCTGAAGCAGATAGCAAGGCTCATAATCCCCGACGAGGGGAGGATAAAGGTTTACGACTTCGACGTTATAAACCTGAAAGAGGAGGAGCTTGAGCGCTTCAGGGAGACGCTTACTTACGTTTTCCAGAGCGGAGCGCTCTTTGACTCCTACCCGGTTTGGTACAACGTGGCCTTCTACCTCATAGAGAAGAAGGGCGTGAAGGAGAGAGTGGCCCGGGAAAAGGCCAGCTACTACCTGTCGCTCCTGGGGCTTTCCGGAACGGAAGACCTATTCCCCAGCGAGCTCTCGGGAGGTATGAGAAAGAGGGTGGCCGTTGCAAGGGCCCTGTGTATGAACCCAAAGTGCATACTGTTCGACGAGCCCACCTCGGGCCTTGACCCGGTGATGACGGCAATTTTCGACAGGCTGATTCTGAGGCTGCGGAGCGAGTTTAACAAGACCTGCGTTGTTGTGAGCCACGACGTTACAAGCGCCTTCAGGATAGCCGACAGGATAGCGATACTCTTTAACGGCAGGGTGGTTGAAGTGGGAACGCCGGAAGAGATTAGAAACAGTAAAAACCCAGTTGTTAAACAGTTCATCAACGGAGAACCTGAAGGGCCTATAACCGAAGCTCTGGAGCGTGAAGATGGGTAA
- a CDS encoding MlaD family protein codes for MGKLSLEAKVGALVIAGLTGLGVIATTLNPLQFKRGVEQKPYLIYFSNAAGLEKDAPVRVAGVTVGKVVKVGVKDGKAVVEIIFTKPVKLYKNAVAKIETMGLMGEKYVEIDPGHPPAPPLPPGSVIEQTQVPASMDQVMTSLNQLLEKFNQAVTTPDGKNRIAIIMDRINQLTASVNKVVNDVDTLLTENRKNVKKLIENALALTESLREELPQILDNVNNLTQQLSEVTLENRQDIRQLVRNLRLASDKAPQIAANLDQLTKNLKELLNEQDTKNIKETLANIKATTKELKELLAKVNSGKGTIGKLFNDESLYANLDKTVKTLGSLAEKVEKTQVYVGFRGDVNTRTGDSRGVFTLKVEPPEKDHYYLLEVVGNSQGHITYQKYYIDTGTTTGWREEVEKNYKTQFTLQYARIFNADWLRPGTKLVLRGGLKESSGGVGLDLLFNKRFMLVSDLWNTGRKDSKGDNIPPHLRVGVKYFLNKNWFVYGGGDELLYHKWRGVYLGAGVLFGDNDIKYLLGSMPGGIK; via the coding sequence ATGGGTAAGCTGAGTCTTGAGGCCAAAGTTGGCGCCCTGGTAATTGCCGGGCTCACCGGCCTTGGAGTTATAGCAACAACCCTCAACCCCCTACAGTTTAAAAGGGGGGTTGAGCAAAAGCCCTACCTTATCTACTTCAGCAACGCCGCCGGCCTTGAGAAGGACGCCCCGGTAAGGGTGGCCGGAGTTACGGTGGGTAAAGTTGTAAAGGTAGGAGTAAAAGACGGCAAGGCGGTTGTAGAGATAATCTTCACAAAGCCCGTGAAGCTCTACAAAAACGCCGTTGCAAAGATAGAGACCATGGGCCTAATGGGCGAAAAGTACGTTGAGATAGACCCGGGCCACCCGCCGGCACCACCGCTTCCCCCGGGCTCGGTTATAGAGCAGACCCAGGTTCCCGCCTCTATGGACCAGGTGATGACCTCTCTGAACCAGCTCCTCGAGAAGTTCAACCAGGCGGTTACAACCCCCGACGGCAAGAACAGAATCGCCATCATAATGGACAGGATAAACCAGCTGACCGCAAGCGTGAACAAGGTTGTAAACGACGTTGACACCCTTTTAACCGAGAACAGGAAAAACGTTAAGAAGCTCATAGAGAACGCCCTGGCCCTTACAGAGAGCCTGCGGGAGGAGCTTCCCCAGATACTCGACAACGTAAACAACCTCACCCAGCAGCTCTCGGAAGTAACCCTTGAGAACCGCCAAGACATCCGTCAGCTGGTAAGGAACCTGCGCTTGGCGAGCGATAAGGCACCCCAGATTGCCGCGAACCTCGACCAACTCACCAAGAACCTGAAAGAGCTCCTCAACGAACAGGATACGAAGAACATCAAGGAGACCCTGGCAAACATCAAGGCCACAACAAAGGAGCTGAAGGAGCTTCTGGCCAAAGTCAACAGCGGCAAGGGAACCATCGGGAAGCTCTTCAACGACGAAAGCCTTTACGCCAACTTGGATAAAACGGTCAAAACCTTGGGAAGCCTTGCGGAGAAGGTCGAAAAGACTCAAGTTTACGTAGGCTTCAGAGGCGACGTAAACACGAGAACCGGCGACAGCAGAGGGGTGTTTACCCTGAAGGTGGAGCCCCCGGAGAAGGACCACTACTACCTGCTTGAGGTTGTGGGCAACTCCCAGGGACACATAACCTACCAGAAGTACTACATAGATACGGGAACGACAACCGGCTGGCGAGAAGAGGTGGAGAAGAACTACAAAACCCAGTTCACCCTCCAGTACGCCAGGATATTCAACGCCGACTGGCTGAGGCCGGGAACGAAGCTGGTTCTGAGGGGAGGACTCAAAGAGAGCTCCGGAGGGGTAGGGCTCGACCTACTGTTTAACAAGCGGTTTATGCTGGTTTCGGACCTTTGGAACACCGGCAGGAAGGACTCCAAGGGAGACAACATACCGCCCCACCTGCGAGTGGGAGTTAAGTACTTCCTCAACAAGAACTGGTTCGTTTACGGAGGCGGCGACGAGCTCCTGTACCACAAGTGGAGAGGCGTTTACCTTGGAGCCGGCGTCCTGTTCGGCGACAACGACATTAAGTACCTGCTCGGCTCAATGCCCGGAGGTATAAAGTGA
- the hisH gene encoding imidazole glycerol phosphate synthase subunit HisH: MIAVVDYGMGNLRSVSKAIESVGGDVEVTSSPKRIEEAEVVVLPGVGAFKDAVRNLKELNLWETLIRQVEKGKPFLGICLGLQLLFDVSYEFGESEGLKLIRGEVVRFRLPPEFKIPHMGWNQVYLKKESKLFEGIKEGEFFYFVHSFYVKPEEPGVTLTETDYGITFTSAVEKENLFAVQFHPEKSQRAGLKLLENFLSIVKSA; this comes from the coding sequence GTGATAGCCGTTGTAGACTACGGAATGGGAAATCTCAGGAGCGTAAGCAAGGCGATTGAATCGGTAGGCGGAGATGTTGAGGTAACGAGCTCTCCGAAGAGAATTGAGGAGGCAGAGGTGGTTGTCCTGCCGGGGGTAGGAGCGTTTAAAGACGCAGTAAGGAACCTGAAAGAGCTCAACCTGTGGGAAACCCTTATAAGGCAGGTTGAGAAGGGCAAGCCGTTTCTGGGGATATGTTTGGGGCTTCAGCTGCTCTTTGACGTTAGCTACGAGTTCGGCGAAAGTGAGGGGCTGAAGCTCATAAGGGGAGAGGTTGTTCGGTTTCGGCTGCCTCCTGAGTTCAAGATTCCCCATATGGGCTGGAACCAGGTTTACCTGAAGAAGGAGTCGAAGCTCTTTGAGGGCATTAAAGAAGGGGAGTTCTTCTACTTCGTCCACTCGTTCTACGTTAAGCCCGAAGAGCCCGGCGTAACTCTAACGGAAACCGACTACGGCATAACCTTCACATCTGCCGTTGAGAAGGAGAACCTGTTTGCGGTTCAGTTCCACCCGGAGAAGAGCCAAAGGGCTGGGCTGAAGCTCCTTGAGAACTTCCTCTCTATTGTAAAAAGCGCCTAA
- a CDS encoding FAD-dependent oxidoreductase, producing the protein MYGVVIVGGGPAGLSCALTLADGARRFDFARKPIAVVDSGSSDVLKAVLNNVPGVKRGTTGEEYLEFLRTQVEEFEEVNLIEGEVAEVTGREGEFKVVLSDGRELQAELVVFATGFHSFPVKTDLVEVVPHPKSPRPGKIALRPKAPGVYVAGLAAGVITMVASAAGSGVEVACDILSKWAGRVVVGHDKIGG; encoded by the coding sequence ATGTACGGAGTGGTTATTGTGGGCGGCGGGCCTGCAGGTCTTTCCTGTGCCCTTACGCTTGCAGACGGGGCAAGGCGCTTCGACTTCGCAAGGAAGCCAATAGCCGTTGTAGACAGCGGAAGCTCCGACGTTTTAAAGGCCGTTTTAAACAACGTTCCCGGCGTTAAGAGGGGAACCACCGGAGAGGAGTACCTTGAGTTCCTCAGGACTCAGGTGGAGGAGTTTGAGGAGGTTAACCTGATTGAAGGTGAGGTTGCAGAGGTTACCGGCAGGGAGGGTGAGTTTAAGGTGGTTCTTTCCGACGGCAGGGAGCTTCAGGCCGAGCTGGTTGTTTTCGCTACAGGCTTTCACTCCTTCCCGGTAAAAACGGACCTCGTTGAAGTTGTTCCCCACCCCAAGTCTCCCAGGCCCGGGAAAATCGCCCTTAGGCCTAAGGCTCCCGGCGTTTACGTTGCGGGTCTTGCTGCCGGCGTTATAACGATGGTTGCCTCTGCAGCAGGTAGCGGCGTTGAGGTGGCCTGCGACATACTCTCTAAGTGGGCCGGTAGAGTCGTTGTGGGTCACGATAAGATAGGCGGTTAA
- a CDS encoding secondary thiamine-phosphate synthase enzyme YjbQ: MKAYTKYLTFNTKRRRELIRITDTVKEAVKESGVKEGLCLVSAMHLTAAVIIQDDEEGLHEDIWEWLEKLAPFRPDYKHHRTGEDNGDAHLKNLLVHLQVVLPITNGELDLGPWQEIFYAEFDGQRPKRVIIKIIGE, encoded by the coding sequence ATGAAGGCTTACACTAAATACCTTACGTTTAACACCAAAAGGCGCAGAGAGCTCATAAGGATAACCGACACCGTTAAAGAGGCGGTAAAAGAGTCGGGAGTTAAAGAGGGGCTGTGCCTCGTTTCCGCAATGCACCTAACCGCGGCGGTAATCATCCAAGACGACGAAGAGGGGCTCCACGAAGATATCTGGGAGTGGCTGGAGAAGCTGGCCCCCTTCAGACCCGACTACAAACACCACAGAACGGGCGAAGACAACGGCGACGCCCACCTGAAGAACCTGCTGGTCCACCTCCAGGTGGTCCTGCCGATAACAAACGGAGAGCTGGACCTGGGGCCTTGGCAGGAAATCTTCTACGCCGAGTTCGACGGCCAGAGGCCCAAAAGGGTAATCATCAAAATAATCGGAGAGTGA